The Glycine soja cultivar W05 chromosome 4, ASM419377v2, whole genome shotgun sequence genomic sequence aaaataagTTTTGAAATGTATTAATCAACATATATAATGAATGATTTGCAATAATTTTATAGGTCTTGTTTCTCAGCCACCCATCACCATCATTGTTACATAGTGAAGTGCTTCAAAAAACCTAATTCATAAAGGCCTCATAACAAAAAGATCGCATCCtattaaataaaactgaaaTCAAGCAGCACAATGAACAGATGAGATTTACCTATTCTTCAAATAAATTAGATTGTCCCGGATGGCTTCCACAGCCCCTTCAAGTTTCCTTAGCTCAAGTTCAACACCCTAAAGCAATGCCACAAAAGGAATATGAATGCCATTAAACACTTAGCACACAAAAAAATCCATTATAGATATTACACAGGCAATCAATGATGAGTTTAATTCTATGccctattaatataaattatactgTCAACCAATCAGAAATCATAATATACatgacattaaaaataattattataaaatttaacaaacttatcataaaTAGTAATCTACATGACAATTTAACCTATTTATTTACTCATCAATGATGGAGAATGAATTAATGAAATCTTTAATAGATTTATTACctctatcttttcttttcttgcaacGGAGTCCCAATCTTTGGCATGGATTCCAGTTTTCCATTCAAGGCTGATTGTGGTCTCTCCTCCACCTTCTTGATGTTTGTTATTCACCCAAAAGCATGCCACGTAGTTCCCAGACTCGGTAGTTGTAAATGCAAACTGACCGTGGGTAACATTTTCATTCTGGTGAAGATTATTTCCATAAGGGGATGTCACCtacggaagaaaaaaaaaaggagcaaTTGTATAAAACGAGTTGGTCAATATGAACTCTAGTATCATACTTGTACTTTGAGTTAATTAAATCCTAGTATTTCACAATATTTGAGTTCAAGAGCAAGGAAGAAATCTACAAATCTAGTCTAGCCCTAAATCTGCCAAGGATCTACAACTGGGCATGGGAATaacaacaaatcaaaatcagaaaattcaataaaacaaaattaaaaaaaaaaaaaagactgttTTTATACCTTGGCGGAAATAGTTTGAAGTTGGTGACCCTGGACATCATCGGCTACAACATAGTAATCTGCTAAAACGACAACGTGTGTCTGGATTTCCTCGGACATGCACTTGGTTCCCTTGCTGGGGATGGTTAACCATACAGCCTCGGTGAGAGTGGTGAAACATAACAGCAAGAGCAGAGGGGTTCGAGAGCTGAGCTTGATGTCCTTCGCCATTACTCAAGACAAGAAGGTTGTTGACCTATGAATCCAAATCAGACCAGATCTAAATTTGTCAATTACCCACGATACAATTAACAGTAAGTAGTAGTGTTTACTGTTTACTGTTTACTTGCAGGGGTTAAAATTACTCCAAGCGCACAAGTGCGCGTACAATAGGAGTAGGGGTGACGCATTTCCAGAGTACGTGGCATGCCATTCACCAATCACAATTATGACGCCTGTATCTTGTTACGAAATGTAGCATTAACACAAACCCTTAAACCACACGCTACATTCCCGTTTGAACTCACTTGCTATGGTAAGTGGTACTGGATTTGgatgattattataaaaaattaaaaatactctCTCTATCTCAACTGCAGTTTtaacctttcaaaaaaaaaattcaaatgtacCTATTATTAAAtgagatattaaaatatttattttaattttatattaaataatcttatattaaaagattaataCTTCATCcggattaaaatataaataaaaaaaattaatatatactaaactaaaatataagtaaattttaattaattctttttatttaataatattatttttaaaatatcttttgtt encodes the following:
- the LOC114410440 gene encoding transmembrane emp24 domain-containing protein p24delta3-like, translating into MAKDIKLSSRTPLLLLLCFTTLTEAVWLTIPSKGTKCMSEEIQTHVVVLADYYVVADDVQGHQLQTISAKVTSPYGNNLHQNENVTHGQFAFTTTESGNYVACFWVNNKHQEGGGETTISLEWKTGIHAKDWDSVARKEKIEGVELELRKLEGAVEAIRDNLIYLKNREAEMREVSETTNARVAWFSIFSLGICILVSGLQLWFLKRFFRKKKLI